From the Oleiharenicola lentus genome, one window contains:
- a CDS encoding cytochrome P450 — protein sequence MLFRRRSPTCPDPALDALLVAPAMMVDPYPTYRRLREEQPVFWSDRWNAWVVSRFADVAASLKDKENLSNENRQALLFAGLTDDERQSLCPLRHYFAQKDVIGSDPPDHTRMRALVQKAFSPRTIAALEPRIRELAENLIGPAVRTGRFDFIHEVAHPLPVVLIAEMLGAPVADRHLFKRWSADILGFQGTGQTTFGPAMVSQKSLVEMFAYMNALIDDRRRTPRDDLITALALAEEGGQGFSRDELLATCNTILTAGHETTTNLIGNLVHLLLLHPAQWAALRDDSTLIAPAIEEALRYEAPKQRNFRRVKKAHTFAGVEFAENQMVFQVIGAANRDPTNMAEPEVFNLHRPKIEHLSFGHGIHFCLGAALARMEARIVLETLLAHLPRARLVPGSMQWQERVQFRGPGRLLLESEES from the coding sequence ATGCTCTTTCGCCGCCGCTCGCCGACCTGCCCCGATCCCGCCCTCGACGCCCTGCTGGTGGCGCCCGCCATGATGGTCGATCCCTATCCGACCTACCGCCGCCTGCGCGAGGAGCAGCCGGTGTTCTGGAGCGACCGCTGGAACGCCTGGGTCGTCAGTCGCTTCGCCGACGTGGCCGCCTCGCTCAAGGACAAGGAGAACCTCTCCAACGAAAACCGGCAGGCCCTGCTCTTCGCCGGGCTGACCGACGACGAGCGGCAGAGCCTTTGTCCGCTGCGGCACTACTTCGCGCAGAAGGACGTGATCGGCTCCGACCCGCCGGACCACACGCGCATGCGCGCCCTCGTGCAGAAGGCCTTCAGCCCGCGGACCATCGCCGCGCTGGAGCCGCGCATCCGCGAGCTGGCCGAAAACCTGATCGGCCCCGCCGTGCGCACCGGGCGTTTCGACTTCATCCACGAGGTCGCGCACCCGCTGCCGGTCGTGCTCATCGCGGAGATGCTCGGCGCGCCGGTGGCGGACCGGCACCTGTTCAAGCGCTGGTCGGCCGACATCCTTGGGTTTCAGGGCACGGGGCAGACGACGTTCGGACCGGCAATGGTTTCGCAAAAGAGCCTGGTCGAGATGTTCGCCTACATGAACGCGTTGATCGACGACCGCCGCCGCACGCCCCGCGACGACCTGATCACCGCCCTCGCGCTGGCGGAGGAAGGCGGACAGGGCTTCAGTCGCGACGAATTGCTCGCCACCTGCAACACGATCCTGACCGCCGGGCACGAGACGACCACCAACCTGATCGGCAACCTCGTGCATCTGCTCCTGCTGCACCCCGCACAGTGGGCCGCGTTGCGCGACGATTCCACCTTGATCGCGCCGGCCATCGAGGAGGCGTTGCGCTACGAGGCGCCCAAGCAGCGAAATTTCCGGCGCGTGAAAAAGGCCCACACCTTCGCCGGCGTGGAGTTCGCCGAGAACCAGATGGTCTTCCAGGTGATCGGCGCCGCCAACCGCGACCCGACCAACATGGCGGAGCCCGAGGTGTTCAACCTCCACCGTCCGAAAATCGAGCATCTCTCCTTCGGCCACGGTATCCATTTCTGCCTCGGCGCGGCGCTGGCGCGGATGGAGGCGCGCATCGTGCTCGAGACCCTGCTCGCGCACCTGCCGCGCGCGCGCCTGGTCCCCGGCTCGATGCAATGGCAGGAACGCGTCCAGTTCCGCGGCCCCGGAAGGCTGCTCCTCGAAAGCGAGGAGAGCTGA
- a CDS encoding GNAT family N-acetyltransferase, whose protein sequence is MTTPAASAIRFLQADLERPDHQAAVLAMVDAYSRDPMGDGAPLSAEARERLIPGLRAHPTTLVFLAYDGDTPVGVAVSFLGFSTFAAKPLVNLHDVCIVSTHRCRGIGRGLLAAVEARARALGCCKLTLEVLDQNHHALKTYTAAGFKRYSLQPGAGEAIFLTKPLA, encoded by the coding sequence ATGACGACCCCCGCCGCTTCCGCGATCCGCTTCCTGCAGGCCGACCTTGAACGCCCCGACCACCAAGCCGCGGTGCTGGCGATGGTGGACGCCTACTCGCGCGACCCGATGGGCGACGGCGCGCCGCTCTCGGCCGAGGCCCGCGAGCGCCTCATTCCCGGCCTGCGCGCACACCCGACCACCCTCGTCTTCCTTGCCTACGACGGCGACACGCCCGTCGGCGTGGCCGTAAGCTTCCTCGGCTTCTCGACCTTCGCGGCCAAGCCGCTCGTGAACCTGCACGACGTCTGCATCGTGTCCACGCACCGCTGCCGCGGCATCGGGCGCGGCCTGCTCGCCGCCGTCGAGGCCAGGGCCCGCGCACTCGGCTGCTGCAAGCTCACGCTCGAGGTCCTCGACCAGAACCATCACGCGCTGAAGACCTACACCGCCGCCGGCTTCAAGCGCTACTCCCTCCAGCCCGGCGCCGGTGAGGCGATCTTTCTGACGAAACCGTTGGCGTGA
- a CDS encoding zinc-binding alcohol dehydrogenase family protein — protein MLTIVLEKPGQFTAADRPEPAAAPGTALVRVHRIGVCGTDLHAFAGKQPFFTYPRVLGHELGVEVIDPGDEPHGLRAGDRCSVEPYLNCGTCIACRRGKPNCCTGLQVLGVHTDGGMRPQFRVPARKLHKSTKLDYDQLALVETLGIGAHAVERAAPTKDDFILVIGAGPIGLSVIQFAKVTGATLAVMDVSDQRLEFCRKQLGVQHTLKPGATAVEELKKIGGGDLPTCVIDATGNPASMMGCFDLPAHGGRIVFVGLFPGDVTFNDPNFHRRELTVMGSRNALPGTFREVIRLVEEGQVDTRPWITHRFKLAETPTVFPRDIAGNPAVLKAMIEVG, from the coding sequence ATGCTCACCATCGTCCTTGAGAAACCCGGCCAGTTCACCGCCGCCGACCGCCCCGAGCCCGCCGCCGCGCCCGGCACCGCCCTCGTGCGCGTGCACCGCATCGGCGTCTGCGGGACCGACCTGCACGCCTTCGCGGGCAAGCAGCCTTTCTTCACCTACCCGCGCGTGCTCGGTCACGAGCTCGGCGTCGAGGTGATTGACCCGGGCGACGAGCCCCACGGCCTGCGCGCCGGCGACCGCTGCTCGGTCGAGCCCTACCTGAACTGCGGCACCTGCATCGCCTGCCGCCGCGGCAAACCCAACTGCTGCACCGGCCTCCAGGTGCTCGGTGTGCACACCGATGGCGGCATGCGCCCGCAGTTCCGCGTACCCGCGCGCAAGCTGCACAAGTCCACCAAGCTCGACTACGACCAGCTCGCCCTCGTCGAGACGCTCGGCATCGGCGCCCACGCCGTCGAGCGCGCCGCGCCGACGAAGGACGACTTCATCCTCGTCATCGGCGCCGGTCCGATCGGCCTCAGCGTGATCCAGTTCGCCAAGGTCACCGGTGCCACGCTCGCCGTCATGGACGTGAGCGACCAGCGCCTCGAGTTCTGCCGGAAACAGCTCGGCGTCCAGCACACGCTCAAGCCCGGCGCCACCGCCGTCGAGGAACTCAAGAAGATCGGCGGCGGCGACCTGCCGACCTGCGTGATCGACGCGACGGGCAACCCCGCGTCCATGATGGGTTGTTTCGACCTGCCGGCGCACGGCGGACGCATCGTCTTCGTCGGCCTCTTCCCGGGCGACGTCACGTTCAACGACCCGAACTTCCACCGTCGCGAACTCACCGTCATGGGCAGCCGCAACGCCCTGCCCGGCACCTTCCGCGAGGTCATCCGCCTCGTCGAGGAGGGCCAGGTGGACACGCGTCCGTGGATCACCCACCGCTTCAAGCTCGCGGAGACGCCGACGGTGTTTCCCCGCGACATCGCCGGCAACCCGGCCGTGCTGAAGGCGATGATCGAAGTCGGCTGA
- a CDS encoding helix-turn-helix transcriptional regulator translates to MPRPTPSDAVLSTQVSGSRYFFLGLTGTSKAGVLPAYGGFEQCDPDYVVQREHFAFCSLEFVVAGEGTAQLNGTTHPLRAGSLFHYDQTTRLEIRTDPASPMAKYFLCLTGARARARLRAAGLRPAGLVQLAMFTEVQRLWDDLIREGGHHRPTAGRLCAALTEVLLLKIEELAGLSVSPGQAAEESFLRCKSVIETQAATLGTLADITRAVGVGPTRLSRLFRRYQGLSPYQFLLHRKMTLAAELLMNPATLVKEAAAQVGFADPYHFSRCFKQVHRVAPKDFQRSLKHV, encoded by the coding sequence GTGCCCCGCCCCACCCCCAGCGACGCCGTCCTCTCGACCCAGGTCTCGGGTTCGCGCTATTTCTTCCTCGGGCTGACGGGCACGAGCAAGGCGGGGGTGCTGCCCGCCTATGGCGGCTTCGAGCAGTGTGATCCGGACTACGTGGTCCAGCGCGAGCACTTCGCCTTCTGCTCGCTGGAGTTCGTCGTGGCCGGAGAGGGCACGGCGCAGCTCAACGGCACCACCCACCCGCTCCGCGCCGGCAGCCTGTTTCACTACGACCAAACCACGCGCCTCGAAATCCGCACCGATCCGGCGAGCCCGATGGCGAAGTATTTCCTGTGCCTCACCGGCGCCCGCGCCCGCGCCCGCCTGCGCGCGGCCGGGCTCAGGCCGGCCGGGTTGGTGCAGCTCGCCATGTTCACCGAGGTTCAGCGCCTGTGGGACGATCTCATCCGCGAAGGCGGCCACCACCGGCCGACCGCCGGTCGCCTCTGCGCCGCGCTCACCGAGGTGCTGCTGCTCAAGATCGAGGAACTGGCCGGGCTCTCCGTCTCGCCCGGACAGGCGGCGGAGGAGAGTTTCCTGCGCTGCAAGAGCGTGATCGAGACCCAGGCCGCCACGCTCGGCACGCTGGCCGACATCACCCGCGCCGTCGGCGTCGGCCCCACCCGCCTCAGCCGGCTCTTCCGTCGCTACCAAGGCCTGAGCCCTTACCAGTTCCTGCTCCACCGCAAGATGACGCTCGCCGCCGAGCTGCTTATGAACCCCGCCACGCTCGTGAAGGAAGCCGCCGCGCAGGTCGGTTTCGCCGACCCCTACCACTTCTCCCGCTGCTTCAAGCAGGTCCACCGCGTCGCCCCGAAGGATTTCCAGCGGTCACTCAAGCACGTTTGA
- a CDS encoding SDR family oxidoreductase yields MNLGLEHKVAIITGGAKGIGAAITRAFAAEGAVACIFGRNREEAAALVAEIAAQGGKADSFHCEMTDEPAVRAAVAAVQQKYGRIDSVVNNAGVNDGVGLRSPVADFRASLEKNIIQCFVLVQASLDALIASKGTIINIGSKCAVTGQGGTSGYVAAKGAMNGLTREWALDLAKHGIRVNAVLPAEVMTPLYERWLSTRPDPAASLAAIKATIPLERRMTTSEEIADTVVFVASPRSSHTTGQILYVDGGYVHFDRACTTKAST; encoded by the coding sequence ATGAACCTCGGACTCGAACACAAAGTTGCCATCATCACCGGCGGTGCCAAGGGCATCGGCGCCGCCATCACGCGGGCCTTCGCGGCCGAGGGCGCCGTCGCCTGCATTTTCGGACGCAATCGCGAGGAGGCCGCCGCGCTCGTCGCCGAGATCGCGGCCCAGGGCGGCAAAGCCGACAGCTTCCATTGCGAAATGACCGACGAGCCGGCCGTGCGCGCCGCCGTCGCCGCCGTGCAGCAGAAATACGGGCGTATCGACAGCGTGGTGAACAATGCCGGCGTGAACGACGGCGTGGGCCTGCGCAGCCCGGTCGCCGATTTCCGCGCCTCGCTGGAGAAGAACATCATCCAGTGCTTCGTGCTCGTGCAGGCCTCCCTCGACGCGCTCATCGCGAGCAAGGGCACGATCATCAACATCGGTTCGAAGTGCGCCGTGACCGGGCAGGGCGGCACCAGCGGCTACGTCGCCGCCAAGGGCGCGATGAACGGCCTCACCCGCGAGTGGGCCCTCGACCTCGCCAAGCACGGCATCCGCGTGAACGCCGTGCTGCCCGCCGAGGTCATGACGCCGCTCTACGAGCGCTGGTTGTCCACCCGGCCCGATCCGGCTGCGTCGCTCGCCGCGATCAAGGCCACGATCCCGCTCGAGCGCCGCATGACCACCTCGGAGGAAATCGCCGACACCGTTGTGTTCGTGGCGAGCCCGCGCTCGTCACACACCACCGGCCAGATCCTCTACGTGGACGGCGGCTACGTGCACTTCGACCGCGCCTGCACGACCAAGGCCAGCACCTGA
- a CDS encoding L-rhamnose mutarotase, with product MNSKKPVRYGMTLRVRPERFEEYKRHHAAVWPGVLAMITACHIRDYTIYHRDGVLFSHFEYWGDDFAADMKRMAADPTTQKWWALMEPMQEPYPDRASGEWWSRMEEVFHQD from the coding sequence ATGAATTCCAAGAAACCCGTCCGCTACGGCATGACCCTCCGCGTGCGCCCGGAGCGGTTCGAGGAATACAAGCGGCACCACGCCGCCGTCTGGCCGGGTGTGCTCGCCATGATCACCGCCTGCCACATCCGCGACTACACGATCTACCACCGCGACGGCGTGCTGTTCTCGCACTTCGAGTATTGGGGCGACGACTTCGCCGCCGACATGAAACGGATGGCCGCCGATCCGACCACGCAGAAGTGGTGGGCGCTGATGGAGCCGATGCAGGAGCCCTATCCCGACCGCGCCTCCGGCGAATGGTGGTCGCGGATGGAAGAGGTGTTTCACCAGGATTGA
- a CDS encoding amidohydrolase family protein, translating into MSFAYIDTHVHFWDRGHLPYPWLDEVPAIAGPHRPAELQAEAGGRFPEKIVFVECGAPWLDEVKWVEQLAAAEPRIAGIVAKCMVNEGATTVANLAELKKHPLVRGVRHLVQHEPDADFAARPEFIAGVRAVGAAGLSFDLCCFHHQLPAVVRLVQACPDTRFILDHFGKPGIRAKLLDPWRAHFAELAALPNVDCKLSGLITEADHQAWTPADLKLYVDHALATFGPGRLLFGGDWPVAKLAGAYPRWLDTARSLVSHLPIADQDAIFRRNALRVYLLA; encoded by the coding sequence ATGAGCTTCGCCTACATCGACACCCACGTCCACTTCTGGGACCGCGGCCACCTGCCCTATCCGTGGCTCGACGAGGTGCCGGCCATCGCCGGGCCGCACCGGCCGGCGGAACTGCAGGCCGAGGCAGGCGGACGTTTTCCCGAGAAGATCGTCTTCGTCGAATGCGGTGCGCCCTGGCTCGACGAGGTGAAGTGGGTGGAACAACTCGCCGCGGCCGAGCCGCGCATCGCGGGCATAGTGGCCAAGTGCATGGTCAACGAAGGCGCGACGACGGTGGCCAACCTGGCCGAGCTGAAAAAGCACCCGCTCGTGCGCGGCGTGCGCCATCTGGTGCAACACGAGCCCGATGCGGATTTCGCGGCGCGCCCCGAATTCATCGCCGGCGTGCGCGCGGTGGGCGCGGCGGGCCTGAGCTTCGATCTCTGCTGTTTTCACCACCAGCTGCCGGCCGTCGTCCGCCTCGTGCAGGCCTGTCCGGACACGCGTTTCATCCTCGATCACTTCGGCAAGCCCGGCATCCGTGCCAAGCTCCTTGATCCGTGGCGCGCGCACTTCGCCGAGCTGGCCGCGTTGCCCAATGTGGACTGCAAGCTCTCCGGCCTCATCACCGAGGCCGACCACCAGGCGTGGACGCCGGCGGATCTGAAGCTCTACGTGGACCACGCGCTGGCCACCTTCGGACCCGGACGCCTGCTCTTCGGCGGTGACTGGCCGGTGGCCAAGCTCGCCGGCGCCTACCCGCGCTGGCTCGACACGGCCCGCTCCCTGGTGTCGCATCTGCCCATCGCCGACCAGGACGCCATTTTCCGGCGCAACGCGCTCCGGGTTTACCTCCTCGCCTGA
- a CDS encoding SDR family NAD(P)-dependent oxidoreductase: MFSLASKTALVTGAGSGIGRAIALLFARQGAFVWIADRDPKAGPAVVAEIRAAGGQADYAELDVSDPVAVDALAKRLPALDLLVNNAGIGHVGSLLNTAAADLDRLHAVNVRGPFNLCKAFVPAMLERKRGSVINLASIGGVVAVRDRLAYTVTKHAVVGLTKALALDHSHTGVRFNAICPGRVETPFVKSRLAEYPDPEKAYREMASTQLNGRMAQPDEIAAAALYLAADESSMVTGSNLLIDGGWSAGK; this comes from the coding sequence ATGTTCTCCCTCGCCTCCAAAACCGCCCTCGTGACCGGAGCCGGCTCCGGCATCGGTCGCGCCATCGCGCTGCTCTTCGCCCGCCAGGGTGCCTTCGTCTGGATTGCGGACCGCGATCCCAAGGCCGGCCCCGCCGTCGTCGCCGAGATCCGCGCCGCCGGCGGCCAGGCCGACTACGCCGAGCTCGACGTCAGCGACCCCGTCGCCGTTGACGCGCTCGCGAAGCGCCTGCCGGCGCTCGATCTCCTCGTGAACAACGCGGGCATCGGCCACGTGGGCAGCCTGCTCAACACCGCCGCCGCCGACCTCGACCGGTTGCACGCCGTGAACGTTCGCGGCCCGTTCAACCTCTGCAAGGCCTTCGTCCCCGCCATGCTCGAGCGCAAGCGCGGCAGCGTCATCAACCTCGCCTCCATCGGCGGCGTCGTCGCCGTGCGCGACCGCCTCGCCTACACGGTCACGAAGCACGCCGTGGTCGGCCTGACCAAGGCGCTGGCCCTCGACCATTCGCACACGGGAGTGCGTTTCAACGCCATCTGCCCCGGGCGCGTGGAGACGCCGTTCGTGAAGTCGCGCCTCGCCGAGTATCCCGACCCGGAGAAGGCCTACCGCGAGATGGCCTCGACCCAGCTGAACGGCCGCATGGCCCAACCCGACGAGATCGCCGCCGCCGCGCTCTACCTCGCCGCCGACGAGTCGTCCATGGTCACCGGCTCCAACCTCCTCATTGACGGCGGCTGGTCCGCCGGGAAATGA
- a CDS encoding L-fuconate dehydratase, protein MNHPGKITGLRVLDVRFPTSLSLDGSDAMNPDPDYSAAYVVLTTDRGDGVEGHGLTFTIGRGNDIIAVAIEALKPLVVGQSIAAFTSAPGAFWKHLTGDSQLRWIGPEKGVIHLATAAVVNALWDLWAKLEKKPLWKLLSDLSPAQIVEMVDWRYLTDALTPAEAQAMLEKLAPTRAAREAEMLRDGYPAYTTSAGWLGYSDEKIRRLCREGIAEGFTHFKMKVGADRADDLRRAAIFREVLGYDRGFMIDANQRWDVGMSIEWTKALAPFKPLWIEEPTSPDDVLGHAAIARALEPLGIGVATGEHCQNRVMFKQLLQARAIAYCQIDSCRLGGVNEVVAVLLLAAKFGVPVCPHAGGVGLCEYVQHESIFDYICVSGSLKGRITEFVDHLHEHFLDPCVVKGGRYQTPRAPGTSITMKPASLADHTYPHGAVWQKLLSQK, encoded by the coding sequence TTGAATCACCCTGGCAAAATCACCGGTCTGCGCGTCCTCGACGTGCGTTTCCCCACCTCGCTGTCGCTCGATGGTTCCGACGCGATGAACCCCGACCCGGATTACTCCGCGGCCTACGTCGTGCTCACGACGGATCGCGGTGACGGCGTCGAGGGCCACGGCCTCACGTTCACCATCGGTCGCGGCAACGACATCATCGCCGTGGCGATCGAGGCGCTGAAACCGCTGGTCGTCGGCCAGTCCATCGCGGCGTTCACGTCGGCGCCGGGCGCGTTCTGGAAACACCTCACCGGCGACTCGCAGTTGCGCTGGATCGGACCCGAGAAGGGCGTGATCCACCTCGCCACGGCCGCGGTCGTCAACGCGCTCTGGGATCTCTGGGCCAAGCTGGAAAAGAAGCCGCTGTGGAAACTCCTCAGCGACCTCTCGCCCGCGCAGATCGTGGAGATGGTGGACTGGCGCTACCTCACCGACGCGCTGACGCCGGCCGAGGCGCAGGCGATGCTGGAGAAGCTCGCCCCGACGCGCGCCGCCCGCGAGGCCGAGATGCTGCGCGACGGTTATCCCGCCTACACGACCTCCGCCGGGTGGCTCGGTTACTCCGACGAGAAGATCCGCCGCCTCTGCCGCGAGGGCATCGCGGAGGGTTTCACGCATTTCAAGATGAAGGTCGGCGCCGACCGCGCCGACGACCTGCGCCGCGCCGCCATTTTCCGCGAGGTGCTCGGCTACGACCGCGGTTTCATGATCGACGCCAACCAGCGCTGGGACGTCGGCATGTCCATCGAATGGACCAAGGCGCTCGCGCCGTTCAAGCCGCTCTGGATCGAGGAACCGACCTCACCCGACGACGTGCTCGGCCACGCGGCCATTGCTCGCGCGCTCGAGCCGCTCGGCATCGGCGTGGCCACCGGCGAGCACTGCCAGAACCGCGTCATGTTCAAGCAGCTCCTCCAGGCGCGCGCCATCGCCTACTGCCAGATCGATTCCTGCCGCCTCGGCGGCGTGAACGAAGTCGTGGCCGTTCTATTGCTCGCGGCCAAATTCGGCGTGCCGGTCTGCCCGCACGCGGGCGGCGTCGGCCTCTGCGAATACGTGCAGCACGAGTCCATCTTCGACTACATCTGCGTGAGCGGCTCGCTGAAGGGGCGTATTACCGAGTTTGTGGACCACCTGCACGAACACTTCCTTGACCCCTGTGTCGTGAAGGGCGGACGCTACCAGACGCCCCGCGCCCCCGGCACCAGCATCACCATGAAACCCGCCTCGCTCGCCGACCACACCTACCCGCACGGCGCCGTCTGGCAGAAACTCCTTTCCCAAAAATGA
- a CDS encoding fumarylacetoacetate hydrolase family protein yields the protein MKIIRYLDSAGRAHFGSEQPDGSALRIEGDIYGAHRVTTERADLRKLLAPVVPAQILCIGLNYRQHAEETKAKIPERPILFVKGINTLAHPGDPILIPQKLRSDEVDYECELAVVIGKPAKNVTRANALSHVLGYTCANDVSARDHQIKLGGGQWCRGKFFDTFAPLGPRLITADEIPNPNALAISTTLNGERVQGSNTSDMIFDVPAIIEYLSGSTTLVPGTVILTGTPQGVGMARKPEPRWLRPGDSVTIEIEKIGALTNSVALEPV from the coding sequence ATGAAGATCATCCGCTACCTCGACTCCGCCGGCCGCGCCCACTTCGGCAGCGAACAACCCGACGGCTCCGCCCTCCGCATCGAGGGTGATATCTACGGTGCGCATCGCGTCACCACCGAGCGCGCCGACCTGCGCAAGCTCCTCGCTCCGGTCGTGCCCGCCCAGATCCTCTGCATCGGCCTCAACTACCGGCAGCACGCCGAGGAGACCAAGGCGAAGATCCCCGAGCGGCCAATCCTCTTCGTGAAGGGCATCAACACCCTCGCCCATCCCGGCGACCCGATCCTCATCCCGCAGAAGTTGCGCAGCGACGAAGTGGATTACGAATGCGAGCTGGCCGTCGTCATCGGCAAGCCGGCGAAGAATGTCACCCGCGCTAATGCATTGAGCCATGTGCTCGGCTACACCTGCGCCAACGACGTCTCCGCCCGCGACCACCAGATCAAGCTCGGCGGCGGCCAGTGGTGCCGCGGCAAGTTCTTCGACACCTTCGCCCCGCTCGGACCGCGGCTGATCACGGCCGACGAGATTCCGAATCCCAACGCCCTCGCCATCTCCACCACGCTGAACGGCGAACGCGTGCAGGGCTCCAACACTTCGGACATGATCTTCGACGTGCCGGCCATCATCGAGTATCTGAGCGGCAGCACCACGCTCGTGCCCGGCACCGTGATCCTCACCGGCACCCCGCAGGGCGTCGGCATGGCCCGCAAGCCGGAGCCCCGCTGGCTCCGCCCCGGCGACTCCGTCACCATCGAGATCGAAAAGATCGGCGCCCTCACGAACTCCGTGGCGCTGGAGCCGGTCTAG
- a CDS encoding substrate-binding domain-containing protein codes for MKLLRCLPLALAPLIAFAAGEKIAVIPKGTTHSFWKSVESGAKQAGAELGAEIIWKGPLKEDDRAQQIAVVQQFVSSGVNAIVLAPLDDTALRGPVKSAAERNIPVVIFDSALKGEPGKDFLSYVATNNTRGGEIGGEELARLLGGKGKVVLLRYAEGSASTGEREAGFMSVMKKHPGITVIVDNRYAGPTISSAQDASMNLIDKVREADGIFCPNESSTQGMILALRQTGLAGKKKFVGFDTSAFLLGALAKGDVQGLVAQNPVRMGYLGVVTAVKHLRGEKVETVVDTGCVLVTKENRHTPEVEAVIGK; via the coding sequence ATGAAACTCCTCCGTTGCCTGCCCCTCGCCCTCGCTCCCCTCATTGCTTTTGCCGCCGGCGAAAAAATCGCCGTGATCCCCAAAGGCACGACCCACAGCTTCTGGAAATCCGTCGAGTCCGGCGCCAAGCAGGCCGGCGCCGAGCTCGGGGCCGAGATCATCTGGAAGGGTCCGCTCAAGGAGGACGACCGCGCCCAGCAGATCGCCGTGGTCCAGCAGTTCGTTTCTTCTGGCGTGAATGCCATCGTGCTGGCCCCGCTCGACGACACCGCGCTGCGCGGGCCGGTGAAGAGCGCCGCCGAGCGCAACATCCCGGTCGTGATCTTCGACTCGGCCCTGAAGGGCGAGCCCGGCAAGGACTTCCTCAGCTACGTTGCGACCAACAACACGCGCGGCGGCGAGATCGGCGGCGAAGAGCTCGCCCGGTTGCTCGGCGGCAAGGGTAAGGTGGTGCTCCTCCGCTACGCCGAAGGTTCGGCCAGCACCGGGGAGCGCGAGGCCGGCTTCATGTCCGTCATGAAGAAGCACCCGGGCATCACCGTGATTGTGGACAACCGCTACGCCGGGCCGACGATCAGCTCGGCGCAGGACGCCTCCATGAACCTCATCGACAAGGTCCGCGAGGCCGACGGCATCTTCTGCCCCAACGAGTCCTCCACCCAGGGCATGATCCTCGCTCTCCGCCAGACCGGTTTGGCCGGGAAGAAGAAATTCGTCGGCTTCGACACTTCGGCCTTCCTGCTCGGTGCCCTCGCCAAGGGCGACGTGCAGGGTCTGGTTGCCCAGAATCCCGTCCGCATGGGTTACCTCGGCGTTGTCACCGCCGTGAAGCACCTGCGCGGCGAAAAGGTCGAGACCGTCGTGGACACCGGGTGCGTGCTCGTGACCAAGGAAAACCGCCACACCCCCGAGGTCGAAGCCGTGATCGGGAAATGA